A part of Candidatus Atribacteria bacterium ADurb.Bin276 genomic DNA contains:
- a CDS encoding Integrase core domain protein — MPWMEVHKVDLRRELIYRYLNKEKVTDLCREYGISRKTAYKYIHRFQAFGLDGLKDQSRRPHHLASQTDALTEQMILDTKFKHPSWGAKKLKPALERQYPDIVFPAVSTISAILSRHGLVRSHPRRLKRSVSPHQLRTSHEPNEIWCVDFKGQFQTQDRKYCYPLTITDHSSRYLLACEALFSPSIQESLPVFKECFSKYGLPQVIRSDNGSPFASLQSPFGLTQLSVWLVKLGIILERIDPGHPEQNGRHERMHRTLKEEACQKPATNLFTQQDRFETFKVIYNTVRPHEAINQETPASRYHKSDRSFPATLGDCEYPHHTLTRRVDSSGRISLYGNRLIRISKVFAGELLGFKDYNNSWLVSFSCYDIGTIDKKTLTFESTEIQDD, encoded by the coding sequence GATTTGTGTCGAGAATATGGAATCTCTCGAAAAACCGCCTATAAGTATATTCATCGTTTTCAAGCCTTTGGTTTGGATGGACTCAAAGACCAATCCCGACGTCCTCATCATCTGGCGAGTCAAACCGATGCCCTGACCGAGCAAATGATTCTGGATACCAAATTCAAACATCCCAGTTGGGGAGCCAAAAAGCTCAAACCTGCCCTGGAAAGACAGTATCCCGATATTGTCTTTCCAGCAGTCAGTACCATCAGTGCTATCCTCTCTCGCCATGGATTGGTGAGATCACACCCTCGACGACTCAAGAGAAGTGTTTCACCCCATCAACTTCGAACCAGCCACGAACCCAATGAGATCTGGTGTGTCGACTTTAAAGGTCAATTTCAAACCCAAGATCGGAAATACTGTTATCCACTCACGATTACTGATCACTCGAGTCGGTATCTCCTTGCCTGTGAAGCTCTTTTTTCTCCCAGTATTCAAGAATCCCTTCCGGTCTTCAAAGAGTGCTTTTCCAAATATGGTCTTCCCCAGGTGATCCGCAGTGATAACGGGAGTCCCTTTGCTTCTCTTCAGTCTCCCTTTGGACTCACTCAACTCTCGGTGTGGTTAGTCAAACTCGGCATCATCTTAGAGCGCATTGATCCAGGTCATCCAGAACAAAATGGTCGTCATGAACGGATGCACCGGACCTTAAAAGAAGAGGCCTGTCAAAAACCAGCCACCAATCTTTTCACTCAACAAGACCGTTTTGAAACTTTCAAAGTCATCTATAATACCGTAAGACCCCATGAAGCAATCAATCAAGAAACCCCGGCTTCCCGGTACCACAAAAGTGATCGATCCTTCCCCGCCACGCTGGGTGACTGTGAATATCCTCATCATACGCTCACTCGACGAGTCGATTCCTCAGGACGGATTTCTCTTTATGGCAACCGTCTGATCAGAATCAGTAAAGTCTTTGCTGGTGAACTTCTCGGATTCAAAGACTATAATAATTCCTGGTTAGTCAGTTTCTCTTGCTATGATATTGGTACAATTGATAAAAAGACCCTCACTTTTGAATCAACGGAGATTCAAGATGATTAA